A window of Candidatus Palauibacter soopunensis contains these coding sequences:
- a CDS encoding cob(I)yrinic acid a,c-diamide adenosyltransferase, with protein MKIYTKGGDGGETTLLGGARVPKDDARVAAYGTVDELNAAIGVALALDPDAATLGESGPALGAVQEDLFTIGARLAAANPDRLLRKGTIPVLSADRIDALEAWIDALDAELPALEAFVLPGGSPLAAQLHVARTVCRRAERGVTALLDGQPDLAEVVVPYINRLSDLLFTLARAANGRAGREDAMWLPQRQRDEAG; from the coding sequence TTGAAGATATACACGAAAGGCGGGGACGGAGGGGAGACCACGCTCCTCGGCGGCGCGCGGGTCCCGAAGGACGATGCGCGGGTCGCGGCGTACGGCACGGTCGACGAACTCAACGCCGCGATCGGAGTGGCGCTCGCCCTCGATCCGGACGCCGCGACGCTCGGTGAATCGGGGCCGGCGCTCGGCGCCGTCCAGGAGGATCTGTTCACGATCGGGGCCCGCCTCGCCGCCGCCAATCCCGACCGGTTGCTGCGGAAGGGCACGATTCCCGTGCTCTCCGCCGATCGGATCGACGCGCTCGAGGCCTGGATCGACGCGCTGGACGCCGAGCTTCCCGCGCTCGAGGCCTTCGTCCTGCCCGGCGGATCGCCCCTCGCCGCGCAGTTGCACGTCGCGCGCACCGTCTGTCGGCGGGCCGAACGGGGCGTCACGGCTCTCCTCGATGGCCAGCCCGATCTCGCCGAAGTCGTCGTCCCCTACATCAACCGTCTCTCCGACCTGCTGTTCACGCTCGCCCGGGCCGCGAACGGGCGCGCCGGCCGGGAGGACGCGATGTGGCTGCCCCAGCGGCAGCGGGACGAAGCCGGGTGA
- the ggt gene encoding gamma-glutamyltransferase, translating to MKTDGTDLGPVDRQSRRAFIATAAAGVGAVAAGSLGGCGPDGEETAVSASDTGTPGGGGGIVVARGPIAVEAGVGALRRGGNAIDAAVATAFAQFITTPFSAGVGGFGCMVVYDASTRRATSIDFHGRAGSRATPDIYRSALEGRIYGHADRWKVRGDINQIGYKAVVTPGTIAGLWEAWTRFGTRPWAELVEPAIRLAYDGFEIPGALARGFTTRTESSSGVVPFFTKVRTTEASARIFLNDGVPWRARERLVQRDYGRTLELIAEGGADVVYRGEIAERIAADFERNEGLITMADLEAYTPDVYDPVHGTYRGHEVFSNALPGSGAQVIEILNLLEGYDVPGLEHGKADHVELLGRAQILSFIDRRRYHGDPKFIDDPTDILVSKDRAAELRDFIDRRELPPDVVEEPPEGPDTTHLSTADRAGNCVALTHTLGSASGVVTEGLGFTWNNCMFQFNPVAGRPNSIEPGKARITGISPAIVLRDGQPILVTGAAGGTRILGAVQHTISNTVDFGMSALEAVSVPRWHWEDHLLELEPQLYHHLKEELEGRGLDVANDAFVAQLHAVGIDPDTGQLTGGPDPRGWGGGSATTG from the coding sequence GTGAAGACCGACGGAACCGACCTCGGACCTGTGGACAGGCAGTCACGACGGGCCTTCATCGCGACGGCGGCGGCCGGGGTGGGCGCCGTCGCGGCGGGCTCGCTCGGCGGGTGCGGGCCAGACGGCGAAGAGACCGCGGTGAGCGCATCGGATACCGGCACGCCGGGCGGTGGCGGCGGGATCGTCGTGGCGCGCGGGCCGATCGCCGTCGAGGCCGGAGTCGGCGCCCTCAGGCGCGGCGGCAACGCGATCGACGCGGCCGTCGCGACGGCGTTCGCGCAGTTCATCACGACGCCGTTCTCGGCCGGCGTGGGCGGCTTCGGTTGCATGGTCGTGTACGACGCGAGCACCCGACGCGCCACGTCCATCGACTTCCACGGGCGTGCGGGGAGCCGGGCCACGCCCGACATCTACCGCAGCGCGCTCGAGGGGCGGATCTACGGGCACGCGGACCGCTGGAAGGTGCGCGGCGACATCAACCAGATCGGCTACAAGGCGGTCGTTACGCCGGGCACGATTGCCGGCCTGTGGGAGGCGTGGACGCGGTTCGGGACCCGGCCGTGGGCCGAACTCGTCGAGCCGGCGATCCGGCTCGCGTACGACGGCTTCGAGATCCCCGGCGCCCTGGCGCGCGGCTTCACGACCCGGACGGAGTCGTCCTCGGGCGTCGTACCGTTCTTCACGAAGGTCCGGACGACCGAGGCCTCCGCGCGCATCTTCCTCAACGACGGCGTGCCGTGGCGGGCGCGGGAACGACTCGTGCAGCGGGACTACGGCCGCACGCTCGAACTCATCGCCGAGGGTGGCGCCGACGTGGTCTACCGGGGCGAGATCGCCGAGCGCATCGCGGCGGACTTCGAGCGCAACGAGGGCCTCATCACGATGGCCGATCTCGAGGCGTACACGCCCGACGTCTACGACCCGGTGCACGGCACCTATCGCGGACACGAGGTGTTCTCGAACGCCCTTCCGGGCAGCGGCGCCCAGGTCATCGAGATCCTGAACCTCCTCGAGGGCTACGACGTGCCGGGCCTCGAACACGGGAAGGCGGACCACGTGGAACTCCTGGGCCGGGCCCAGATCCTCTCCTTCATCGACCGGCGCCGGTACCACGGCGACCCGAAGTTCATCGACGACCCGACGGACATCCTCGTGTCGAAGGACCGCGCCGCCGAACTGCGGGACTTCATCGACCGGCGCGAACTCCCGCCCGACGTCGTCGAGGAGCCGCCGGAAGGGCCCGACACGACGCACCTTTCGACCGCCGACCGAGCCGGGAACTGCGTGGCGCTCACGCACACGCTCGGCTCCGCCTCGGGGGTCGTCACCGAAGGCCTCGGCTTCACGTGGAACAACTGCATGTTCCAGTTCAACCCGGTCGCCGGCCGTCCGAACAGCATCGAACCGGGGAAGGCGCGCATCACGGGAATCTCGCCGGCGATCGTGCTGCGGGACGGGCAGCCGATCCTGGTCACGGGCGCGGCGGGCGGCACCCGGATCCTGGGCGCCGTCCAGCACACGATCAGCAATACGGTCGACTTCGGCATGTCGGCGCTCGAAGCCGTCTCCGTCCCGCGCTGGCACTGGGAGGATCACCTGCTCGAACTCGAGCCGCAGCTCTATCATCACCTGAAGGAGGAGCTCGAAGGGCGTGGTCTCGACGTCGCGAACGACGCGTTCGTCGCGCAACTCCATGCGGTCGGGATCGACCCGGATACCGGGCAACTGACGGGAGGACCGGACCCGCGCGGATGGGGCGGAGGATCGGCCACAACAGGTTGA
- a CDS encoding metal-sulfur cluster assembly factor, which translates to MEEKVRTALRTVTDPELGINIVDLGLVYDVEVEEGEAKVTMTLTSPGCPAGGQILGGAKDAAESVDGVEEAVVSLVWKPFWTPERIDPAVRAMMGF; encoded by the coding sequence ATCGAGGAGAAGGTGCGGACTGCGCTTCGCACCGTGACGGATCCCGAACTCGGCATCAACATCGTGGATCTCGGACTCGTGTACGATGTCGAGGTCGAGGAGGGCGAGGCGAAGGTCACGATGACGCTGACGAGCCCCGGCTGCCCGGCGGGCGGTCAGATTCTCGGGGGCGCCAAGGACGCGGCCGAGTCGGTGGACGGCGTGGAGGAGGCGGTCGTGAGCCTCGTGTGGAAGCCGTTCTGGACGCCCGAGAGGATCGACCCGGCGGTGCGGGCGATGATGGGCTTCTGA
- a CDS encoding FAD-dependent oxidoreductase, with product MKSFDYVIVGGGLAAVSAVDGIREIDREGSIAMFAEEPDPPYHRPPLSKEFLQAEGAPRDLLHVKPTRWFEEQADGLTLFTDAPVKRLDARSMTVDTAEGDAIRGGRILIATGGRAKRLEVPGSHLPGVSTLRTAADSEQLRELARGASRVVLVGAGFIGMELASSLSKFDVDAVVAEVEPRVWARVFPETIAGFLRRYFEERGVRFMMGSGVAAFEGEGRLARVVLDSGEEVPADVAIVGVGMSPNEELGAEAGLAVQDGIVVDGFAETTAAHIYAAGDVARFPDPMGGGLSRLEHWDHARAHGRHAGRNMAGAREAFDHLSYFFTHVFDLSINVFGETAAVDRTIVSGELGSGRSIVYCVTDNRLTGTILINATGAMEDCRALVRARPTVEDLLKEFEKPGVRPGELVG from the coding sequence ATGAAGAGCTTCGACTACGTCATAGTGGGGGGCGGCCTCGCCGCGGTCTCGGCCGTGGACGGGATCCGCGAGATCGACCGCGAAGGCTCGATCGCCATGTTCGCGGAGGAGCCGGACCCTCCGTATCACCGGCCTCCCCTGTCCAAGGAGTTCCTGCAGGCGGAAGGGGCGCCGCGGGACCTGCTGCACGTGAAGCCGACGCGCTGGTTCGAGGAGCAGGCGGACGGACTCACGCTGTTCACGGACGCGCCGGTGAAGCGCCTGGACGCTCGCTCCATGACCGTCGATACGGCCGAGGGAGACGCGATTCGAGGCGGGCGGATTCTGATCGCGACGGGCGGGCGGGCGAAGCGGCTCGAGGTGCCGGGAAGCCATCTCCCCGGCGTGTCGACGCTCCGCACCGCGGCCGATTCCGAGCAACTGCGCGAGCTGGCCCGCGGGGCGTCTCGCGTCGTGCTCGTCGGCGCCGGCTTCATCGGGATGGAACTGGCCTCATCGCTGTCGAAGTTCGACGTCGATGCCGTCGTCGCGGAGGTGGAGCCGCGCGTCTGGGCGCGCGTCTTCCCCGAGACGATCGCCGGTTTCCTCCGCCGCTACTTCGAGGAGCGCGGCGTGCGGTTCATGATGGGCTCCGGCGTGGCCGCCTTCGAAGGCGAGGGACGCCTTGCGCGGGTCGTCCTGGACAGCGGCGAGGAGGTCCCCGCCGACGTTGCGATCGTCGGCGTCGGGATGTCGCCGAACGAAGAACTCGGCGCCGAAGCCGGCCTCGCGGTCCAGGACGGGATCGTCGTGGACGGGTTCGCGGAGACGACGGCCGCCCACATCTACGCGGCGGGCGACGTGGCCCGCTTCCCGGATCCCATGGGGGGCGGACTGTCGCGTCTCGAACACTGGGATCACGCCCGCGCGCACGGGCGCCACGCAGGCCGCAACATGGCCGGCGCGCGGGAGGCGTTCGACCATCTCTCCTATTTCTTCACGCACGTGTTCGACCTCAGCATCAACGTGTTCGGAGAGACGGCCGCCGTGGACCGCACGATCGTCTCTGGCGAACTCGGCTCGGGCCGCTCGATCGTGTACTGCGTGACGGACAATCGGCTCACCGGCACGATCCTCATCAACGCGACGGGCGCGATGGAGGACTGCCGGGCGCTGGTGCGCGCGCGCCCCACCGTAGAGGATCTGTTGAAGGAATTCGAGAAGCCGGGTGTGCGCCCCGGAGAGCTGGTCGGATAG
- a CDS encoding nuclear transport factor 2 family protein: MIRNRSSRRRRSGLAAATAVALAAGLMAGGCEFVRLDSNGAPAPDEGPDLAEQVASLLDRQAAAWNAGDLDGFMSAYSPSPTTTYIGSTGLIEGYDGIRERYAPDFAEGAARDSLRFEGLRVREVDERVGVATARYVLEREGTVTSTGPFTLVLLNVEGAWLIVHDQSAEDGGG; this comes from the coding sequence ATGATCCGAAACCGATCGAGCCGGAGGCGACGTTCAGGGCTCGCGGCGGCGACGGCGGTCGCCCTGGCCGCCGGACTCATGGCGGGGGGCTGCGAGTTCGTGCGGCTGGACAGCAACGGCGCTCCGGCGCCGGACGAGGGGCCCGATCTCGCCGAGCAGGTCGCCTCCCTGCTCGACCGGCAGGCGGCGGCGTGGAACGCGGGCGATCTCGACGGGTTCATGAGCGCCTACTCCCCATCGCCGACCACGACCTATATCGGATCGACCGGACTCATCGAAGGCTACGACGGGATTCGGGAGCGATACGCCCCGGACTTCGCGGAGGGCGCGGCGCGGGACAGCCTCCGCTTCGAGGGCCTGCGGGTCCGGGAAGTGGACGAGCGGGTCGGCGTCGCGACGGCGCGCTACGTCCTCGAACGCGAGGGGACGGTCACATCGACGGGGCCGTTCACGCTCGTCCTGCTGAACGTGGAAGGGGCCTGGCTCATCGTCCACGACCAGTCGGCCGAAGACGGCGGGGGCTGA
- a CDS encoding VanZ family protein, with protein MPEFSSNRERRLWLWALAVVVAIYATADLARTLADALRESGLLELTPTMFSAGMLLIGIMILVQGLRERSRGVEVGFALGVAAIAVLGFARGIAAAERSHLIEYAVLALIIHEALVERTAHGRRVPVPAVLAIALTTAVGVVDECIQFFLPSRTFDLFDIGFDLLASVLAVGSSVSIRWVRRLIGRWRHRT; from the coding sequence ATGCCGGAATTCTCGTCCAACCGGGAAAGGCGCCTGTGGCTGTGGGCGCTGGCCGTGGTCGTGGCGATCTACGCGACGGCCGATCTCGCGCGAACGCTGGCCGACGCGCTGCGCGAGAGCGGGCTGCTCGAACTCACCCCCACCATGTTCAGCGCCGGCATGCTCCTGATCGGGATCATGATTCTGGTACAGGGGTTGAGGGAACGGTCGCGCGGCGTGGAGGTCGGCTTCGCGCTGGGCGTCGCCGCGATCGCCGTCCTCGGTTTCGCCCGGGGGATCGCCGCGGCCGAGCGTTCCCATCTCATCGAGTACGCGGTGCTGGCGCTCATCATCCACGAGGCCCTGGTGGAGCGGACGGCCCACGGGAGGCGCGTCCCGGTACCGGCCGTGCTGGCCATCGCGCTGACGACGGCGGTCGGCGTGGTGGACGAGTGCATCCAGTTCTTCCTCCCCAGCCGCACGTTCGACCTGTTCGACATCGGGTTCGACCTGCTGGCGAGCGTCCTCGCGGTCGGCTCGAGCGTCTCGATCCGCTGGGTACGCCGCCTGATCGGAAGGTGGCGGCACCGGACCTAG
- a CDS encoding FxsA family protein, with product MLLRLFLLFTIVPVVELALLIQIGGLLGLGPTLLLVMGTGFAGAWLARREGLRGWLAVRDELQGGQLPGESLVHALLILVAGIVLITPGVITDIAGILLLIPPVRRSLIARVRERLSAQIERGTIQVMSGSGGGFSGLYGNFGARPGTGGSGRGGGPRTSRREIIIEENEPDGD from the coding sequence ATGCTTCTTCGGCTGTTCCTGCTGTTCACGATCGTCCCCGTCGTCGAACTCGCGCTCCTCATTCAAATCGGAGGTCTGCTCGGACTCGGGCCGACGCTCCTGCTCGTCATGGGGACGGGGTTCGCCGGCGCGTGGCTCGCGCGGCGCGAAGGTCTGCGGGGCTGGCTGGCCGTCCGTGACGAACTCCAGGGCGGCCAGCTTCCGGGCGAGTCGCTCGTCCATGCGCTCCTGATCCTCGTCGCGGGCATCGTGCTGATCACCCCGGGTGTCATTACGGACATCGCCGGAATCCTGCTGCTCATCCCGCCGGTGAGGCGGAGCCTCATCGCCCGGGTCCGGGAGCGGCTCAGCGCCCAGATCGAGCGCGGCACGATCCAGGTGATGAGCGGATCCGGCGGGGGGTTCAGCGGCCTGTACGGCAACTTCGGGGCGCGCCCCGGGACCGGCGGATCGGGTCGCGGCGGTGGGCCGCGGACCTCACGGCGGGAGATCATCATCGAGGAGAACGAGCCGGACGGCGACTGA
- a CDS encoding GNAT family N-acetyltransferase: MRVRPAERGDVDRLLELMRGLARFEEYIDDFVVTRESVLEHGFGDDRLFTAFVAEEDDDLVGMAVVYTIPWTYTLRPKVVLKELFVEEGARNLGAGKALMAAVISHAESIGAAELIWTVMDGNRAAEGFYRSLGASPDLKWNNWSLSLDD, translated from the coding sequence ATGCGCGTCAGGCCGGCTGAACGGGGGGATGTGGATCGGCTGCTGGAGTTGATGCGGGGGCTCGCGCGGTTTGAGGAGTACATCGACGACTTCGTGGTGACGCGGGAGAGTGTGCTCGAGCATGGGTTCGGGGACGACCGTCTTTTCACCGCGTTTGTCGCCGAAGAGGACGATGATCTCGTCGGGATGGCCGTGGTTTACACGATTCCGTGGACCTATACGCTGCGGCCCAAGGTCGTGCTCAAGGAGCTGTTCGTCGAAGAGGGTGCGAGAAACCTGGGGGCGGGAAAGGCCCTGATGGCGGCGGTGATTTCGCACGCCGAGTCCATCGGTGCGGCCGAGTTGATCTGGACCGTAATGGACGGGAACCGGGCTGCAGAAGGCTTCTACCGATCCCTGGGCGCTTCCCCGGATCTCAAGTGGAACAACTGGTCCCTGAGCCTCGACGATTGA
- a CDS encoding serine hydrolase, producing MRGMIRAHRGALWAGLLAVSATVAFPGVGTAQYLPARGDAWETRTPEQVEMNAAGVQAAVEYALEHETSQARDREFQHSRSFGREPLGEGIGPFNVRGGPAGMIVRHGYIVAEWGDTKRVDMTYSVTKSFLSTSVGLAWDEGLIGSLDDTVREYMAPIDVPPGDGEPGVDRIGFGKPDPTTMFESEHNRTITWDDLLRQTSDWEGTLWGKPDWADRPSGDPSTWLTRERHPSGTVYEYNDTRVNLLALAAMSVLRRPLPEVLHERVMGPIGASPTWRWNGYENSWVTIDGRRVQSVSGGGHWGGGMFISARDQARFGLFTLRRGTWGDRQLLSEEWFDLATTPGPANGSYGFMNFMLNVADDEGNKRYPSAPEEAWAHLGNGTNMIYCDPVNDLVVVARWIPGGAIDGLLDLVIDSIDNAAATSSGSR from the coding sequence ATGCGGGGCATGATTCGCGCGCACCGTGGCGCGCTTTGGGCCGGACTCCTTGCCGTTTCAGCGACGGTCGCGTTTCCGGGCGTCGGGACCGCGCAGTACCTGCCCGCGCGCGGGGACGCGTGGGAGACGCGCACTCCGGAGCAGGTGGAGATGAACGCGGCCGGCGTCCAGGCGGCCGTCGAATACGCCCTCGAGCACGAGACGAGCCAGGCGCGAGACCGGGAGTTCCAGCACAGCCGGAGCTTCGGGCGCGAACCGCTCGGTGAGGGGATCGGCCCCTTCAACGTGCGTGGCGGGCCGGCCGGGATGATCGTGCGGCACGGCTACATCGTCGCGGAGTGGGGGGACACGAAGCGCGTCGACATGACGTACAGCGTGACCAAGTCCTTCCTCTCAACGTCGGTGGGCCTCGCGTGGGACGAGGGACTCATCGGCTCGCTCGATGATACGGTGCGCGAGTACATGGCCCCGATCGACGTGCCCCCGGGCGACGGGGAACCGGGCGTCGACCGCATCGGCTTCGGGAAGCCCGACCCGACGACGATGTTCGAGTCCGAGCACAACCGCACCATCACGTGGGACGACCTCCTGCGGCAGACATCCGACTGGGAGGGCACGCTGTGGGGCAAGCCGGACTGGGCCGACCGTCCGAGCGGCGACCCCTCCACCTGGCTGACGCGGGAGCGCCATCCCTCGGGGACCGTGTACGAGTACAACGACACGCGGGTGAACCTGCTCGCGCTGGCTGCAATGAGCGTGCTGCGGCGTCCGCTGCCCGAGGTCCTGCACGAACGCGTGATGGGACCGATCGGCGCCTCGCCCACCTGGCGCTGGAACGGCTACGAGAACTCGTGGGTCACGATCGACGGGCGTCGCGTGCAGTCGGTGAGCGGCGGCGGCCACTGGGGCGGCGGCATGTTCATCAGCGCCCGCGACCAGGCGCGCTTCGGCCTCTTCACCCTGCGGCGCGGGACGTGGGGAGACCGGCAACTCCTCTCCGAGGAATGGTTCGACCTCGCGACCACGCCGGGCCCGGCGAACGGCTCCTACGGGTTCATGAATTTCATGCTCAACGTCGCGGACGACGAGGGAAACAAGCGCTATCCGAGCGCGCCCGAGGAGGCGTGGGCCCACCTCGGGAACGGCACGAACATGATTTACTGCGACCCGGTGAACGATCTCGTCGTGGTGGCGCGCTGGATCCCGGGAGGGGCGATCGACGGCCTGCTCGACCTCGTCATCGACTCCATCGACAACGCGGCCGCGACCTCATCCGGGTCGCGCTGA
- a CDS encoding prolyl oligopeptidase family serine peptidase, with protein MMRTVTRTPFRLTPPGADLRGDYRSVVAPLGGTDDDGAGAADGAALVVCHGFKGFKDWGFFPHLCEQLAERTGIPVVSFNFDGSGVRDSDFDDLEAFSHNTFSRELWDLEAILDGLSAGRLGNVDVAPATRFGLLGHSRGGATCILKAGLRSQVRALVTWASISSVTRYESFADRWDAGETVIIPNARTKQDMPLERNVLDDMRANRERLDVLDSAASLRIPVTVVHGTADESVPFSDAWRIADAVGDLARLVGVDGGTHTFQTGHPFAGTTPELDEAIDASVELFTRGLK; from the coding sequence ATGATGCGGACCGTGACGCGCACCCCGTTTCGACTCACGCCGCCGGGCGCGGACCTCCGCGGCGACTACCGGTCGGTCGTTGCTCCGCTCGGGGGAACCGACGACGACGGAGCCGGTGCGGCCGACGGCGCGGCGCTCGTCGTCTGCCACGGCTTCAAGGGGTTCAAGGACTGGGGCTTCTTTCCCCACCTCTGCGAACAACTCGCCGAGCGGACGGGGATCCCCGTCGTCTCCTTCAACTTCGACGGCTCCGGCGTACGCGACTCGGACTTCGATGACCTGGAGGCCTTCAGCCACAACACCTTCTCCCGTGAACTGTGGGATCTCGAAGCCATCCTCGATGGACTCTCGGCGGGCCGGCTCGGCAACGTCGACGTCGCCCCCGCTACGCGCTTCGGCCTGCTCGGGCACAGCCGGGGCGGCGCCACCTGCATCCTGAAGGCGGGGCTCCGGTCCCAGGTTCGGGCGCTCGTCACCTGGGCCTCGATCTCCTCGGTCACGCGCTACGAGAGCTTCGCCGACCGGTGGGACGCCGGGGAAACCGTGATCATCCCGAACGCGCGCACGAAGCAGGACATGCCGCTCGAGCGGAACGTGCTCGACGACATGCGCGCGAACCGGGAGCGCCTCGACGTGCTCGACAGCGCCGCGAGCCTGCGGATTCCAGTCACGGTGGTGCACGGGACGGCCGACGAGTCCGTGCCTTTCAGCGACGCCTGGCGCATCGCCGACGCCGTGGGCGACCTCGCGCGGCTCGTCGGGGTAGATGGTGGGACGCACACATTCCAGACCGGACACCCGTTCGCGGGGACGACGCCGGAACTCGACGAAGCGATCGACGCGTCGGTCGAACTGTTCACGCGTGGACTCAAGTGA